The genomic segment TTAAATGCTGGAGGTAGACCATGGCAATTTTGATATTTTGTAACACATGCAATTTATTTTATTCAAGAAAAAATAAACTTTGTCCAAAATGTGGATTAAATTTATCTGGCAGCAAAAAATTTAGAGTAAATGTTTCCACACCCAATGGCTCAAGAATAACAAAAACTGTTGATGGAAATCTTACTATTGCTAAGAGAGTAGAAGCAAAAATAAAAACAGATATATCTCAACAGAAACATCTTGGTATAAAGACAGCTTCTGTATTATCTGATGTATGGGAACAATATTTGAAATGGGCCAAAATTAATAAGAAGAGCTGGAAAGCAGATTATTCAAGATGGAATCAACATATTACAGACTACATTGGTAATAAAAAAATGGATTCCATAACAGCATCCGATATTCAGAAAATTTTATACAAAATGTACGCTTCTGGAGGGAGAGATGGCAGTGGTTGTTCTGCTGCGACGATAAAACATGTTTTGCTTGTGGTAAAAAGAATTTTTAATTGGGCAAAGGAACAAGAACTTTATGATGGTCCAAATCCAGCAGACAAAATAAAACCTCCAAAACTTAATAATCAGATAACAGAATGCCTGACAGAGGAAGAGCTTGATAGACTTCTGAATGTTCTTGACAATTGGCAGAATCGAATTGCCGCTTTTATAGTCAAATTTGCTCTATTTACAGGATTGCGGAGTGATGAGTGCATGGGATTAAAATGGGAGGATGTCGATTTTCGGATGAATTTTATTTCTCTCATTGATCCGAAAGGAAATCCGGTTACGCTTCCAATGAATCAGATGGCTATGGAGGTATTGAAAAATGCCAAAGAGATAATGCCTTTCCCTGAATGTATATATGTGTTTCCCAATAGAGAAGGACAGCGCAGAACATCTTTTACAAATATTTGGTATAGAATAAGAAAAAAGGCTGATATAAAAAAAGA from the Desulfonema limicola genome contains:
- a CDS encoding tyrosine-type recombinase/integrase, giving the protein MAILIFCNTCNLFYSRKNKLCPKCGLNLSGSKKFRVNVSTPNGSRITKTVDGNLTIAKRVEAKIKTDISQQKHLGIKTASVLSDVWEQYLKWAKINKKSWKADYSRWNQHITDYIGNKKMDSITASDIQKILYKMYASGGRDGSGCSAATIKHVLLVVKRIFNWAKEQELYDGPNPADKIKPPKLNNQITECLTEEELDRLLNVLDNWQNRIAAFIVKFALFTGLRSDECMGLKWEDVDFRMNFISLIDPKGNPVTLPMNQMAMEVLKNAKEIMPFPECIYVFPNREGQRRTSFTNIWYRIRKKADIKKDFRFHGLRHTFASYLASSGKVDLYTLQKLLNHQSPQMTQRYAHLLDHALRRGANVADEVFGNIQ